The following DNA comes from Pseudomonas sp. MYb118.
TTCGGCAGTGCCCCCAGAAATGACATTGCCACTCTGCGCGGCCAACCAGAAACCTTGTAGGAGCGAGCTTGCTCGCGATAGGGCCGTCAATTCCTGCAACAAGATTGCCTGACACACCACAATCGCGAGCATGCTCGCTCCTACAGGAACGGGGCGCAGCCCAAAAAATATAACTAGTCACACCAACCGATGATCAGCGGGTGAACCATGGAACTACGAATCAACCAGAAGACTTATCAGGTCGACGCCGACGCCGATACGCCCCTGCTGTGGGTGATTCGCGATGACCTGGGCATGACCGGCACCAAATATGGCTGCGGGCTGGCGCAGTGCGGGGCGTGTTCCGTGCTGGTGGACGGCAATGTGGTGCGCTCCTGCGTGACACCGGTGGCCGGTGTGGTCGGTCGCGAGGTGACCACCATCGAGGCCATTGAGGCCGATGAGGTGGGCAAGCGCGTGGTCGCCACCTGGGTCGAGCATCAAGTGGCCCAATGCGGTTACTGCCAGTCCGGGCAGGTCATGGCCGCCACGGCGCTGCTGAAGAACAACCCGACGCCGAACGACGCACAGATCGAAGCGGCGATGGTCAACCTGTGCCGGTGTGGTACCTACAACGCGATTCAGGCCGCGGTCCATGACCTGGCCGGCCAGCCTGCGAAGAAGGGGGTGGCCTGATGAACGCGCCTTTTGAACCGCTGGACACCCACGCCGTTTTGTCGCTGACCGACCCGGTCAACGTGTCCCGCCGCCGCTTCCTCGCCGGCACCGCCGTCGGCGCGCTGGTGCTCGGCTTCGGCATCCCACTGGGTGTCAACCGGGTGCAGGCCGCTGCCGGCACCGCAGCAGAGCGCGGCACACAAGTGCCGGCGTTCCTGGAAATCCGCCCGGATAATACGGTGCGCCTGCTGAGCCCCTTCATGGAAGGCGGGCAGGGCACGCACACCGCCATGGCGCAGATCGTCGGCGAAGAACTGGACGCCGACCCTTCGACCTTCCTGGTCGAGGCCGCGCCGCCGGGCGAAGCCTATGTGGTCATGGAAAACGGCTTGCGCATCACCGGCGGCAGCATGTCGGTGCGCATGAGCTACCCGACCATGCGTCGCCTGGGCGCGCTGGCCCGGGCCATGATGTTGCAGGCCGGCGCCGAGAAACTCGGCGTACCGGTGGGCGAGCTGTCCACCGAGCCTGGCAAGGTGGTGCACGCCGCCTCTGGCCGTAGCCTCACGTACGGCGAGTTGGCCGAACGTGCCATGGACTTGCCGGTGCCGGACCCGGCCAGCATACAACTGCGTGATCCCAGCCAGTTCCGCTGGATCGGCAAGCCGGTCAAGCGCGTCGATGCCTATGACAAGTCCACCGGCAAGGCGCTCTATAGCATCGACCTGAAAGTCGACGACATGCTGCACGCCGCCGTGCAGCACGCGCCGCGCCTGGGCATGACGGTGGGCAACCTGCGCAACGAAGAGCAGGTCAAGGCCATGAAAGGCGTGCATTCGGTGCATCGCCTGCCCGGTGCTGTCGCGGTGGTGGCTGAACGCTGGTGGCACGCCAAGCGTGCGGTGGAAGCGATCCAGGTCGACTGGTTGGAGCCGGGCGCGGATTCCAAGGTGCGCTCGGTGCCGGCGGACTTTTCCAGCGATGAATACGTCAAGCGCCTGGCCGCCGAGAAGGGCCCGGCCCGCGACAGCGAGAATGAGGGCGACGTGGCCGGTGCGTTGGCCAAGGCCAAGAGCACGCTGGAGGCGACCTACCACAACCAGTACCTCAACCACGCGCAGTTGGAGCCGCCTTCGGCGCTGGCCCGCTTCAATGCGGACGGCTCCCTGGAAGTCTGGCTGCCCAACCAGGCGCCCGACATGTTCCGCGCCGACATCGCCAAGCGCACCGGCCTCGACCCTGCGCGGATCACCTTGCATTCGCCGTTGCTGGGCGGCTTTTTCGGTCGGCATTTCCTTTACGACTCGGCCAACCCGTACCCGCAGGCGATCGAGTTGGCCAAGGCGGTCGGCCGCCCGGTCAAGCTGATCTGGAGCCGCGAAGAGGAGTTCGTCCGTGATGCGCTGCGGCCCGTCGCGGCGGTCAATTTCCGCGCTGCGTTGGATGCCGACGGCCTGCCCGTGGCCATCGAAGCGATCAGCGCTACCGAAGGCCCGACCGAAGCCCTGGCGGGCAAGCAGGGCGAGAAAAACGACCCGACGGCCCTCGAAGGCCTGGCTGGAAAGTCGTACGCGATCCCCAACAAACGCATCGCGCAGATCTACGTCAAGGGCCCGATGATGCTCGGCTACTGGCGTTCGGTGGGCAACTCGCTCAACGATTTCTTCTACGAAGCGTTCCTCGATGAAATCGCCGACAAGGGTGGCAAGGACCCGTTCGAGCTGCGTCTGCACCTGCTGCGTGACAACCAGCGCCTGACCACGCTGCTCAACGCCGTGGGCGAGTTGTCCGGTGGCTGGAAACGCGGTCCGTTCACCGCCGAGGACGGCAGCAAGCGTGCCCGTGGCGTGGCCATGGCGTCGCCGTTCGGCACGCAGACGGCGGTGATCGCCGAGGTGTCGATCGAGCACGGCCAGGTCAAGGTGCATGACATCTGGCAGGCGATCGACCCGGGCAGCATCGTCAACCCGGCCATCGTCGAAGCCCAGGTCAGTGGCGCGGTTGCGTTGGGCCTGTCGCAGACGCTGGTGGAGGAGGCGGTGTACGTCGACGGCAAGCCGCGGGCGCGCAACTACGACCTGTATCCGATCCTGCCGCCGTCACGGATGGCTCGGGTGCATGTGCGGGTGGTGGAGAGCGGGGAAAAAATGGGTGGCATCGGTGAACCGCCGCTGCCGGCCGTGGCGCCCGCGGTGGCCAATGCCGTGGCCAGGCTGACCGGGCAGCGCATTCGCAGCCTGCCGCTGAGCCGATACACCTTCACCTGAACCGCGTCGGAGCGTCCATGAAAAACCAACGATTGGCAAAAATCGCTGGCGTGTTGGCCGTGCCCTGCGTGGTCGCGGCCGGCCTGCTGGCCTGGTATGTCACCCGCGAGCCGGCCTCACCGCTGGGGCATGAACCGGCCGCGGTCGGAGATATAGACCCGGCCCTGGTCAGCCGTGGCGAGTATGTCGCGCGGCTCAGCGACTGTGTGGCCTGCCACAGTGTACCCGGTGGTGCGCCGTTCGCCGGCGGCCTGGAAATGGCCACGCCGCTGGGCAACATCCACGCCACCAACGTCACTCCGGATCGCGAGACCGGCATCGGCGACTACAGCCTCGCCGACTTCGACCGCGCGTTGCGCCACGGCGTCGCGCCAGGTGGCCGGCGGCTGTACCCGGCCATGCCATACCCGTCTTACGCCAAGCTCAGCGACGATGACGTGCGTGCGCTGTATGCGTTCTTCATGAAAGGCGTGGTGCCGGTCAAGCAGGCGAATATCCCCAGTGACATTCCCTGGCCGCTGAACATGCGCTGGCCGATTGCCTTGTGGAACGGCGTCTTCACTGACGCCGCACCCTATGCGCAAAAGGCCGCGCAGGACCCGCTGTGGAACCGCGGCGCCTACATCGTCCAGGGCGCCGGCCACTGCGGCAGTTGCCACACGCCGCGTGGGCTGGCGTTCAACGAAAAGGCCCTGGATGAATCCGGTACGCCGTTCCTCGCAGGCGCCTTGCTCGATGGCTGGTACGCGCCGAGCCTGCGCAACGACCACAACACCGGGCTCGGGCGCTGGAACGAGGCGGAAATCGTGCAGTTCCTCAAGACCGGTCGCAACAAACATGCGGTGGTCTTCGGGTCGATGACCGAGGCGTTCAACAACTCCACGCAGTTCATGAGCGATAACGACCTGGCGGCGATTGCGCGTTACCTCAAATCGTTGCCCGGCGACCCGCAGCGCGACGGTACGCCGTGGCAATACCAGCCGGTGGCCGCCGCCACGCTCGACACGCCGGGAGCCCACACCTACGCGACCCGCTGCGCGTCCTGTCACGGTGCCGATGGCAAGGGCCAGCCCGAGTGGATGCCGCCGCTGGCCGGTGCCACGTCCGCCTTGGCCAAGGAAAGCGCGTCGGCGATCAACATCACCCTCAACGGCTCGCAGCGCGTGGTCGCTGCCGGTGTCCCGGACGCCTACCGCATGCCAGCGTTCCGCGAGCAGTTGTCGGACCAGCAGATTGCCGAAGTCCTGACGTTCATGCGCAGCACCTGGGGCAACCAGGCGGGGGCGGTGGATGCACAGGCGGTCGGCAAGCTGCGCGAGCACACCGACCCGGCCAGTGCAACGCCGATCATCCTGCAGATGCGCTAAGGAGGTTTGATGGAAAGCATCGACTTGCTGGTCCTGCGCACGGCGCGGGACTGGCTGGCCGCGGGTGATCGGGTGATGCTCGCCACCGTGGCGCGCACCTGGGGTTCGTCGCCACGGCCGGTGGGTTCGATGATGGCCTTGCGTAACGATGGGCGGGTGGTGGGCAGCGTCTCCGGTGGCTGCATCGAGGACGACTTGATCCATCGCTACACCACGGCTTACGGCGGCGATGGCCTGACCGACAGTGCGCCGCAGGTGGTGCGTTACGGGGTCAGCGCCGATGAAGCGCACCGCTTTGGTTTGCCCTGTGGCGGTACGCTGGAGCTGATCCTTGAATTCAGCCCGTCGTGGCAATCGCTGGAGCAGCTGCTGGCGCGACTGGATGCGGGGCGACTGGTCCGGCGCCGCCTTGCGTTGACGGGCAATGAAGTCGTGCTTGAACCGACCGCGACGCCGGAGCAATTCAGCTTCGACGGCCAGCAGATGAGCAACACCCTG
Coding sequences within:
- a CDS encoding cytochrome c, whose product is MKNQRLAKIAGVLAVPCVVAAGLLAWYVTREPASPLGHEPAAVGDIDPALVSRGEYVARLSDCVACHSVPGGAPFAGGLEMATPLGNIHATNVTPDRETGIGDYSLADFDRALRHGVAPGGRRLYPAMPYPSYAKLSDDDVRALYAFFMKGVVPVKQANIPSDIPWPLNMRWPIALWNGVFTDAAPYAQKAAQDPLWNRGAYIVQGAGHCGSCHTPRGLAFNEKALDESGTPFLAGALLDGWYAPSLRNDHNTGLGRWNEAEIVQFLKTGRNKHAVVFGSMTEAFNNSTQFMSDNDLAAIARYLKSLPGDPQRDGTPWQYQPVAAATLDTPGAHTYATRCASCHGADGKGQPEWMPPLAGATSALAKESASAINITLNGSQRVVAAGVPDAYRMPAFREQLSDQQIAEVLTFMRSTWGNQAGAVDAQAVGKLREHTDPASATPIILQMR
- a CDS encoding (2Fe-2S)-binding protein; translation: MELRINQKTYQVDADADTPLLWVIRDDLGMTGTKYGCGLAQCGACSVLVDGNVVRSCVTPVAGVVGREVTTIEAIEADEVGKRVVATWVEHQVAQCGYCQSGQVMAATALLKNNPTPNDAQIEAAMVNLCRCGTYNAIQAAVHDLAGQPAKKGVA
- a CDS encoding molybdopterin cofactor-binding domain-containing protein, which produces MNAPFEPLDTHAVLSLTDPVNVSRRRFLAGTAVGALVLGFGIPLGVNRVQAAAGTAAERGTQVPAFLEIRPDNTVRLLSPFMEGGQGTHTAMAQIVGEELDADPSTFLVEAAPPGEAYVVMENGLRITGGSMSVRMSYPTMRRLGALARAMMLQAGAEKLGVPVGELSTEPGKVVHAASGRSLTYGELAERAMDLPVPDPASIQLRDPSQFRWIGKPVKRVDAYDKSTGKALYSIDLKVDDMLHAAVQHAPRLGMTVGNLRNEEQVKAMKGVHSVHRLPGAVAVVAERWWHAKRAVEAIQVDWLEPGADSKVRSVPADFSSDEYVKRLAAEKGPARDSENEGDVAGALAKAKSTLEATYHNQYLNHAQLEPPSALARFNADGSLEVWLPNQAPDMFRADIAKRTGLDPARITLHSPLLGGFFGRHFLYDSANPYPQAIELAKAVGRPVKLIWSREEEFVRDALRPVAAVNFRAALDADGLPVAIEAISATEGPTEALAGKQGEKNDPTALEGLAGKSYAIPNKRIAQIYVKGPMMLGYWRSVGNSLNDFFYEAFLDEIADKGGKDPFELRLHLLRDNQRLTTLLNAVGELSGGWKRGPFTAEDGSKRARGVAMASPFGTQTAVIAEVSIEHGQVKVHDIWQAIDPGSIVNPAIVEAQVSGAVALGLSQTLVEEAVYVDGKPRARNYDLYPILPPSRMARVHVRVVESGEKMGGIGEPPLPAVAPAVANAVARLTGQRIRSLPLSRYTFT